In a genomic window of Pangasianodon hypophthalmus isolate fPanHyp1 chromosome 1, fPanHyp1.pri, whole genome shotgun sequence:
- the rap1gapl gene encoding rap1 GTPase-activating protein 1 isoform X6 gives MEGSTGSSVTVRAGKTQHTPSVHSKLADFHSLLVLIHEIFILFYSSRPETLGHSILDILDSPSNESKPFVPANPNQKVTELFEIIEKLQGSRLDEQRCEFPPPFKSRLLKIGDGLPLILPPKSGGYWIDPPLDRHVETSPTSSSPSFGLETYDIMERDSEAKIYQEFFRHRYHHSFTAVDPSLGPLVLSVCLEEEENRLRVILRMNECSLHATFSVFLFQNFPTAVELAKMLCASVSVSCFEVVSYLKAPELITAFDEHRVSQNFKFGVLYQKEGQLTEEDILSNNEESEEFKHFLSILGQTVKLRGFTGFRGGLDVSHGQTGSEAVFTSFHGREIMFHVSTKLPFTDGDTQQVEQKQTNEHVLGHAHSGVMMTCVQLQRKRHIGNDIVAVVYQEGRTPFLCDVISSHFLHCFIAVRRVKRENGADGGDGGAFQVSITAREDVPPFGPPLPNPPIFTEGSVFREFLLTKLINAEISCYRAERFSKLESCPFLLLTLSICLSLFPSVSPSSLPLFLAFSLTLFLSVCLFHRLSLLICLSSPLYVHHSIRLSNSCLPLFLAFYLSLFLSVSLSLCLSCREL, from the exons ATGGAGG GATCGACAGGTTCATCAGTGACAGTGAGAGCAggtaaaacacaacacacaccttctgTTCATTCTAAACTCGCTGACTTTCATTCACTGTTAGTTTTAATTCatgaaattttcattttattttattcgaGTCGTCCTGAGACTCTTGGCCACAGCATTCTGGATATTTTAGACTCTCCATCTAATGAAAGCAAACCTTTCGTCCCTGCAAACCCCAACCAGAAG GTGACGGAGCTGTTCGAGATTATTGAAAAGCTGCAG GGCAGCAGATTAGATGAGCAGCGCTGTGAGTTTCCTCCACCTTTTAAA TCGCGGCTGTTGAAGATAGGAGACGGGCTTCCCCTCATTCTGCCCCCTAAGTCTGGAGGCTACTGGATCGACCCTCCCTTGGACAGACATGTTGAGACGAGTCCCACGTCCTCGAGTCCCTCGTTCGGCCTCGAGACCTACGACATcatggagagagacagcgagGCCAAAATCTACCAGGAGTTTTTCAGACACAGG TACCATCACTCGTTCACTGCAGTCGATCCCTCACTCGGGCCACTCgttctctccgtctgtctggaggaggaggagaaccGACTGAGGGTCATTCTCAG GATGAACGAGTGCTCTCTGCACGCGACCTTCTCCGTCTTTCTCTTCCAGAACTTTCCCACAGCTGTAGAGCTCGCAAAG ATGCTGTGTGCCAGCGTGAGCGTGTCCTGTTTCGAAGTGGTCAGCTACCTGAAg gctccAGAGCTGATAACAGCATTTGATGAACACAGAGTGTCTCAAAACTTCAAATTTGGGGTTTTATATCAGAAGGAAGGACAA ttaaCAGAGGAGGACATTCTCAGCAATAATGAGGAGAGTGAGGAGTTTAAACATTTCCTGTCTATTCTGGGACAAACTGTTAAACTGCGAGGATTCACAGg CTTCAGAGGGGGTCTGGATGTGTCACAtggccaaacaggaagtgaggcggTGTTTACTTCCTTTCACGGCCGAGAGATCATGTTCCACGTATCAACTAAACTGCCCTTTACAGACGGAGATACACAGCAGgtagagcaaaaacaaacaaacgaacatgttttgggacacgcccacagtggagtgatgatgaCGTGTGTTCAGCTCCAGAGGAAGCGTCACATCGGAAACGACATCGTGGCCGTGGTGTACCAGGAAGGCAGGACGCCGTTTCTCTGTGATGTCATCAGCTCACACTTCCTGCACTGCTTCATCGCTGTGAGGAGGGTAAAACGAGAAAACGGGGCAGACGGAGGGGACGGGGGGGCGTTTCAG gtgtccATCACAGCCAGGGAGGATGTGCCCCCGTTTGGCCCGCCTCTTCCAAACCCTCCCATATTTACAGAG GGTTCCGTGTTCCGGGAGTTTCTCCTGACCAAACTGATCAACGCAGAGATTTCGTGTTACAGAGCCGAGCGTTTCAGTAAACTGGAG tCATGTCCATTTCTCCTCCTtactctttctatctgtctttccctctttccttctgtctctccctccagTCTGCCTCTCTTCCTTGCCTTCAGTCTgactctcttcctgtctgtctgcctctttcatcgtctgtctctgctcatctgtctgtccTCCCCACTATATGTCCATCACTCCATCCGTCTCTCTAACTCCTGTCTGCCTCTCTTCCTTGccttctatctgtctctcttcctgtctgtctctctctctctctgtctctcctgtaGAGAGCTATAA